The Lineus longissimus chromosome 6, tnLinLong1.2, whole genome shotgun sequence sequence ATTTTCTGCAGTTCCCATTCCCTCGTTATCTTCACATACAAACCTGGTTCATCATTTGCGGCTGCATCATCATTCCCTGGCCCATCATATTGGGCTGCTGTTGCATAGGAAAGTAACCCTGCTGcattggttgttgttgttgttgttgttgttgttgttgttgtagttgttgttgttgttgcatcTGTTGAGCTCGCATCTGGTTAGGCGTCATGTTGGCGGAAGGACTAGTCATACCCTGACAGAGATACAACAAACGTGCACACAACAGAACAAGCACAAAAGAAGGCTAAACACGTTATCGCCCAGAAGCTAGAGTAGATGTCGAGTCTCACTCTCAGCGTAAATGTACCATTATCTAGTCACAAATACAACGAAAATCACTGTCAGCCCCTGATTTCCAGCGATTCGTTGTtcattcagatatcatattACCAGATCAAGTATTAAAGGTTGCCTTGCTCTCATGACGTACTATCTTCACTAAATGTCGCAGCTGGATTGACAGAGCTCAGTAAAGTCATTTCCATATTTGGATCTCCATCTGCAGATGATCAATCAATGATGTAGATAATCATTCATGAttcatatcatattttatggACCCACCTATTCATTTTAAAAACGAATAACCCATTAAATTTCCAGACCAGGGCCACTACCAGTACCACAACTACCAGGTAcccaattgaatttgaaactaaaCTATAGCTATAGGCTAAAATGATCCAGAAAAATTTGCCAAAACAGGCTgcaattcattttcaaattgaaaagacTCTGAAAGATGCCCACATCCCCTGAACTAGTACTTTCTTGTTTTGCAAAGCAACAGAATCAAGCTATTCTATTTTTCTAGCAGCTACTCAGTACTCTCCTCAGCAAAAGGTTGTACCGTGGCCAAAATGGCATTCATTCCTTTAGAAATTGCATGAGAACCCATCAATTGCTTCTTGAAATTCAGCTAGAGAGGaataaaatgccatttcagCCAAGCACAACGATTGTCTGAGGAGAGTATGAAAGGTACAAGCCGATGGTACACCATACATAAAGCTACAACAGTACTCACACTAACAGAGTCAACACTCAACAAACTCGCTTCCTCGTTTGGCACAGACGATGTGTTGACACTAGTGTCAATTTCAGTCTGATACCACAAATGTAGAATTCGAACATTTAAGGTCTTCTAAACGGGCTatcctacatgtatcaacataGTTTTTTCTCTCTCCTCATTATAAAGTCATGTCAAACAGCCTCAGATTCAGAATCACATATTCTTTACGTGCGAAATATTTTGATGCAGTTTTATCATTATGTGACAGCAATGTGTGAAATGACAACTAAAAATCTATGACAGATTGGACATATTTTGCTAACATTTACTTTTAGAacaaaaatgacattttagCACTTACCATGTTCATAGAAGCCACATTAGCTCCCATCATTCCCTGCTGGTTTACCATATTCATACCAGCCATATTTGATTGTCCCATTGGCGCCATCATGGGTGCCATACCCATCGGTGGCGAGACCGGAGACATCATGCCTGGGGCGGGCGTCGTTTGTTGTTGTAGGCCTAGCGCCATTCCCGACGGCACTGGCTGGATGGGTTGTGATGATGGCATGAGGGGCTGAGACGCGGGCATTGACAGTCCCGATAATAAATCCACCGACGATGACTTTGTCACTGTTGTCGTTTGTAACGCCGTAGTTTGTTGAGTTTTTGTTGAACTAGCATTGAAGGCGGCAAAATCACCAAATTCGTTTGATGGGCTGAAAAAGATCAAATATCATTATTTTTATGTCGCAACGAAGAATGgtggaaacaaaatggctgcttACACTTGCAATGCCGGTCTTCTGATAATGTGCGAACATCAATAGGTCCTTGTAAATGTAGTCGGTACCAACACTAGCTGAATTTGCTCTTACATGACCAGTCTTATCAGTTCAAGAAATATCAAGGCGCCCAgacatcaatccatgtcacTTACCTTGTTGGGGTTTTCTGTGAACCGAAAGCAGCAAAGTCTCCAAAATCATTTGAAGCTGAAAAGAACAAAAAGATGCTGTCATCAAAAGTCAGACTTCTTTGGGTTTTGAGCAATAATGTCCGAGTGAAATGCTATACAAAGCAACGTGAGAACTCTGTGATGGAGATTGGCCAGGGGGGAAATCTGCCAACAGACGAGAGTCGAGGACGTCGACAGTAGCTCAATTGGATAATTGAGTGTACTTTCTGAACACTATTCGACATGGAATACATCTGCTCATTCTTTCTAATAGTAAACTTACATTGTGAAACTGTCCGGGCTCGAGATAAGGAATCAAAATCAGCGAAGTCACCATTTGCATTAGTGGTCAATTCCTCTCCGAATGGATCACTTCTTTTACTTGGTGATGTGTCTATGAGATGTGGACCAGGGTCACTTGATATAGATGTTTGACTCTGaaagaaacatgtcaacatatTAACGATTGCAGATTGATTCGAAGTAGCATAGTTTCCTCCACTAAGTCAGATATTTGTTTTGAGACCCCAATTCAGCCAACTGAGGTGCGATCATGACACATCCATGACtgaaacaagaaaaagaagaaaaaaaggctgAGGCATGATCCGGAATTGGGGAAACTTCGATGCAAAACTCTATCCTGAATGACCAGCATTATAGATTTCATAGGACAAGGGTACATATGGACTTACCACAGAGTCTCTGTCTCCTCCATATGATGATGCTGCCCCTAAATCTATTTTTTTATTATTGCCTCTAGATCGTCGATTTGTTGTAATTTTTTCTGTCTTTGTCGTATGTGTTCGCTCCACTTTATGCGTAAATTCCTCGTCATCATCCTTGAATTCGTATTTGCCGTTACTGTCTCTCTCGTCGGGATAATCTTCATCATTACTGCAAAGATAAATATCATACACTTGTTGAGAACTTTGTTGAGTCATTATCAAATATCAAGACTCAAGTAAGACTTTGATAAGTTCAGGGTACGTGTCAATTGAAGGTTACATCTTTAGACAGGGCTGGAATAAGCTTTAGCGTTTTGACAGAGcggtgaaagtgatttcaataaattttttttgagCCATACACGTTAGTGATATCTGTAAACACAAAATAAAAGGCATGCAAATATTTTTTGGTTTACAGTATAACAGGAGGTCATGGCATCATTATCAAAGCAGGAAGACGTCTGCCCACTTGTAATGTAGGTCAATAACGCTGAGAACCAGCACAGGTATCAACTTGAGGATAAGAAAGTACTAACATTACTCAATCAATGAACAGGAACAACAGTTTAAGTTTTGAACAGGATAGGTGGCctaaaactgcatttttattaGAAAACAATAGTGCCAATATATATACCTTACTATCTAGGTCATACTCAAATAGTTGAACAATTAGAATACGAAAAACATGGTGCAAACTTTTACTCTAAAAAACTTCTATTAGAAATTAAATCAATGACCCACTTCTTAATCGCCGCTACAAAAATTGCCTTGTACCTTTCGACCCCACAGAGCAGACCGATCATTTAATTACATGGCATGCTCACGAGGCCACCAACACCACAACTAGATAAATGCTGCTGAAAGGATGTGCTTTTAACCACTCTCCTGACATGCATGCTATGTGACTGTCCACATTGtaaacagtttttttcttccagttcTTCCCTTCTTCTTACACTATGAGATTTTGAAGACACATGACAGGCTCCTCACTGGCGCAAGAACCCAACTTTTTTCATGAGTTACAAAAACCCTCCGGAAAGGGCCAAGCATGAGGGGGAAAGGAGACACAGGGTCAGGGATGACATCGATGCATGCATGGAGGGTCATGTTGGCCAGGCATTGCTCAGAAGGAATATACGTCGTTTCTGGAATCGAGTCAGAATGAAGCCAGGGTGCAGGTGGTACTGATAGGCGCTAACATGAAACAGAAAGGTTTGTGGTTGCTCATTCCGATCAGAAATGCACATGtacaacaaaaattgcatgtaTTATGCAGAGTATAATTGACTTTTTAACCGGGAGATCAATCTTTGTACACCTCAACACAAAATACAGTACTTTTACATGTATCACTGCTTCGCACACACCCCACCCCACTGGCGATACTTTTCAAAGAAATACTGCACAATTTGAACCTCACTTCATCAAACATAACAACCTTCCCAATACTACCCAAACCGAAAACAGCAACCAGGCACTCGACCACTTCTGCAACCAACGCTACTGATTTTGGCATCAACACAGCTACCTCATTGACTTGGCCAATCTCTTCACCATTTTCACCAAACAACAATTTTGCCTGTTTTTCTCATGCAGTGGAAGCTCATCATTCTGGGACCTTTCATTTTATCATCACCCCACCAAGCGCAGTCCAAGCCCATAATGGAATACCTTTAAACAGACCCCATACATTTCTTATCAAGAAAGTCATACTCTTACACAACAGAGTATCGTTTGCTTTGTATGGCTGAGAGAACTTGTCTTAAACTCTTCGGGTCATCCATagatccaaatacatgtagatcttcACTTAAAATGTTCCTGGATTAAAAGATTTTTGTAAGTATAATTCATTTTTAACAAAATATACTGATATCCCCAGATTTTTCCTTCATAATCATACATTACAATTCCATGAATCTTTTTCTCCAGAAGATTTCACAGGCAGTGTCCCATAACAATTTCTTGGGACTACAGCACCCGCGAACACTTTCTATGCATTCTCTCCCCCTCCGAATTTTTTCTAAACAAGTGACTTGTGATAAATAGGACATGAACCAATCAAGTGATCAGAGGAAGGAAGGACCTGGTGAGGCAAGAGCCCAGACAAACAAGGAACGGATGGTAACATCACACAGGACCACACAGACACTCTAGTTTGGATTTAAAGGAAAACTTTATCTAGCCCAGGGAGTGACAACATATACTAGCAGCTTTGACAAGACTAGGGATGGATGACCTAACTAGACTAAGGGATAACCCAAGATATTATGGAATGGGATTGATTGGCTTACTCAAGAATAACCCTGCAAAATAACGAATAACTAGGTGAATGACTGATGACAACCGAACTATTCTGATGAGTTTGTTCACTTGTAGTTGTAATGTCATTCAAAAATTATATGGAGGAGTTAGATTTCTTTGTTTTAGCTTAAAATCACATTTCACTGAGGCCGATGTCCGAATTGAGAAAATACCGAAGGCATCGCCATTTGTCATCCAATGTTCATAACACTTGGGAATGAGGATTCAAATTCTTACTTTTGAATCCAACAGAATAGAATGTACATAAGGAAGATAACAACGTTTTCAACAGTCACAAGGACTTCAAGAACGTCCCCACACTCTTGAATTTTATAAGACTTGAGTTGCCCACCCTAAAAAAATCACCCAACAGAATCACTACCAGAGGTGTACAAAGATTGTCTAACAATTGTAATGATAGTGTAACAacgcattatttcaaaatgcaccataaaaaaactatgaaaatgtTCTTCAAGCAAGTCACTGCTCAGACTTGGCTGACGAACGTTCTctttttccgatgttgacaaAATGACCAACCTGCGATATGGGGGGTCCTCAGTGCTACCAATTTGACTAAAAGATATCAAGATTTAAAGAGAACGGGTTAGCAACACAAATTATCACAAAATACATTCAACAGAAGTTATGCAGGATATAATTTATATACATGCAACAGCAGGAAACAAGTGAATTGATAATATCAATTCTCTTAAATAGGGACCCATTATTTGGCAATTCACAACTTTGCTTGAAAATCATTAAATTCGTAGTAACTGTCAAAATTTGAAGGATTAGTGAAACAATCAAAGCGGACCAAGTCAGCCTTCGGTGTTATTAGTGCTTCCTCAAGGGCATGCATAAAAGCGAAGGAAGCAGGGGGTGACCCTGTGGTGGAAAAGCCAAGATTGTGTGGTCAGTGTGCTAGGAAATATGCATTGAAAGCAGGACTGAAATTAAGCAGAGGACACCTTGCAAAACCAAAACTGAGGATGACAATTTTAAATAACGATGGTCGGACATAACACTCAAGACTTTCCGAAGGACCTCATACATAAATGGTGAATAGGTCACAACTCATCCACAAATGACCCCTCACAAACACTGTTAGAtacctttttatttcagtatAACCCATAATTCTGCTCATGAAATTGAGTAAGCCATTCAGGAAAGTATCAAGAAACATGGTCATCGAGTGTTGTTGGTGAACAGAGCACTTGGCTAGAGTTGCATGTATGATCACAGGCAGACAGCAGGACAATACCATACCCTCGGGCAGAAAGAGAAATACTGCAGCTGTTTCTCTGAGGCAGCAGCTGCAGAGGTGATTTTCACTACAAATTGATATCCATCTATCATTCGAACCGTCACAGCTAGAACCAGTCACCAAGGAACCTAAGTCAAAATGAATAATACGGATCATGTTTGTTGATTCTTACCTGTGATCGGGAGTGTCATCAAAACTCCTTCGGCGATTATTCCAAAACTCTTTCACTTTGTCCAGCGCTTCAACTGCTTTTGATCGATTGCCTTTGTCCCAGTCGTCAAAATTGTCTAATTTTGAATCCAACTGTGAAGGCTTCTCCACTCTCTTAGGTTCTTCATCGTATCGATCACCTACAAAGTAGAACCAGTTTTACTTAAGCATGAGCAATGTTCTTTTCGGAACCCCACGAGGGAAGGCTTTAGCGTGAAGATCCCATAGTCATCGGGCAGAGCAAACAATGGACTCGGCCATAACAGTTTTCCCCCGTCCCACACGGTCTGAAGCACACAAAGCTAAAGGAAAATGGTTCAAATCTTGATGCTTGCATTACACTTACTGTAATTCCCAGAAAGAGACTCTTTAGACATGCCAACGTATTTATCCTTATTTTTCTTTGCCAGCTTCCTCTCTTCTCGTAACCGGTCATCACTCTGTATAAATTCTAGAAGGTCTTTTGTTTTCTGGCgaactgaaaagaaacaatttatcaaactttcaaaaatctGTTTGcacttttcaatattttcaatgttcaaagcaatacatgtagttcatgatcaaactgaaattattACTCCCAGATATTCTGGTTTGCTTTGAATTGAGCAGGTGGAAGCTCAGAGAACTACTTCAGTCAACGACTCGCAGTACCTTTCAAAAAATTGTCGTCTTCTAATGTCATAAACCGTCCCTACTCCTGCGTGTAAAGCTGATACCCACCATTTAAACCCTGATCTTTTCCAAATTCATCTGTAAACGTGTATCCCTCTAAGCTGCGTAGATCGTACAGGTGCTCACGGGCACTGGTCACAACGCGTTCCGATCCGTTTTTGATGAGGTAAGACAGCAGTAAAAGTGACTAAAAACAGAAAAGAATGCATTAGAATATTCAAGTCTCCAGATGACTGACAGACAGTTTGTTTTAGACCTTATCCTTTGCAGTAGGCTCCGAGTTATCCATATCGAGCCATTCCGGCCTTCTGTACTGGGGAGTGTGTAACTGAAAGAAGATTTGAGAAAGCAAGAAGGCCATTTAGGAGTGCACCAACTACCATAAACTAAAGTCCAGTATAAATAGTGACCACTGCACCTCCAATCCAAACTCCAACCAGTTCATCCAATCCAAGTAATCACAGTCCAGATTCTtagtcaaaaatatcaaattgctACATTGTGATAAATCAATCAAACTTGCCTTGTAAACGCGTCTCCAGTTTTTCTTGTTATTATCATGTAACATCCTCTTCCAAAGCATACCCATCACCTCAGGGAAATGTTCATAAGTGAATGTGTATTGAGCGATCTCTGACTTTAGCGTCCCAGTCGGCCCCCAAGGATCATCATTGGTGGCTTCTCGCACTTTGGCTTCGACCTCAGAATAGTTCATCACCACATTGGTGCTGAAAGGCGAGAGAAAAGATACAGCATTCTAAGAAACCAATATCATGGAATGGACAAATGCATTCACATTTCTAACTTGATTTGTGCAGCAAATCGTGAACAGTATTTGATTTGAATGATGGCATGACCGGATGGCATATTCAAGATCATGTGTTATGTTTACCCACGATATTGAGAATTGGCCAAATGCATTCACATTTCTAACTTGATTTGTGCAGCAAATCGTGAACAGTATTTGATTTGAATGATGGCATGACCGGATGGCATATTCAAGATCATGTGTTATGTTTACCCACGATATTGAGAATTGGCCGGACAAGATGATTGGCTGATAAGCTCAGGTTCTGATTGTAACTTCTGCCACCTGAACAATCGATCTTGAAAACAGTTTTTCAATCATTGAtattgatcattatcattgtggCAGATACTGACACCGAGATGCGCTTGAAACTAAAATGCCCAGTTGCTGTAGAAAGGCACCAGATGTCGTCATTAGAAATTACAGTCATACATTGCACATGCCCATACCGACAATTGAAGCAGATGTGCATTTGTGCCAATATAATACAGCCAGGAACagcatagcactagcagtaGAACCCCATGAATATACAATTCATTAGTCATCCACACGCATCCATAAATGGACAAAATGGATTTTATTAACAGTATAACACCTATTAAAGATATTGTACTGCAAACCTCATTTATCACCAAACTGACTGAATTGGTAGACCCTGGCCCTTGGACCTATGTAAAAGTGATTGGGTagggtacatgtaggcctaatcaggACTGTCACCTaacaacatgtaggcctaggcccctACGGTCTTTTCACATTCCTGAGTATTCCAATTCTCGCTTTGCGAGTATGCCATTCCATGGACTACCATCATTCTAAAGTGAATGCAAATACAGCGAACTTCAGTTTCTAACGGCTGCCACTTGTTTTACGGTTACGCAGGGATTCGAGTAAAGTCGGACCTGAACTGAGGCGCGTATTCTGTTGTGCGGGTGGACTTCCCCATCCTGCAGGTGGCTAGCCTGCGCATAAATGCAATGGGTGGCGTGTGGTGGGCGTCGATCTTTTGTTTAACAGTTTGAGGATAGTCAAGGCTTTCATGGGAGTTAACAAATTTATTTGATGAGTGACTCACACTTGTCAAAAAAATTCTATCCCCAACAAAAACTAACATAACAAAACGCTGCAAAAAGTGTATCCTACATAGTCTGAGACAGAATAACGTATTCAATAAATGATGAGGGTTGTGTATTCACTGGCAAAGGGATAGGTTATTGCCTATTTTGCAGGATATGCGAGGAATTCTGTCATTGACGTGTCACTCTGTCTGCTTCGCGTCAAAAATACACAACCATTATACTAAATGCACTGCATAGCTACACATATACGATAGCCGGGACCAACCCCCCTCAACTTATCCTTCTATTTCACTTACACTTTGTCGGCTATCTCTCTGACTTTCCACATTTTGAAGATTGAGTGATTATCTTCCACTCGATACAAATTTTATAATGAAATAATTATTGGTTTGGCCGATGATTTAGGATCTATGACGAGTAAAATTCCTCCCGTCTCAAGCGAATAACAATATGGCCGCTGGTCAGGTGACCAACAATCGTCaaatggccttgaccttggaaTGTCACTCTTCCAGGAATTCAATTAGATTAGCATCCTGGCAAGTGCAGATCCTAGAAGCCTTACCCTCAGAATAAATCCTATAGGCTTTAGTCAGCCTGCTTTCCTTTAATTGTGAGTAGACATGCAAAACTTTGAGAGTCACTGTCAAATGATGGTAAATTGATGGGGGGTTGGGATTCATAATTTTGTCAGAATGGAAGACCATACAGGGGAGGCGGGTTCAGGGGCCAGGGCTATCCAAATCATGGTCAGAGATTGTGGCTGTATGGGTTAGACTTTCATCAATCACTTCAATCCTTCATACTTGTCAGAATCAATACCAAGATTTTGAGTCCAAACATCCTTGGGTGTCAAATCCTGGCCAACTGAGTTTGACATTGGAATtaagaaataaaaacattatATCATATTACATTGTTTAATAATGAATTTCAttctatttacatgtacatacttctTTCTCATCAAACCTGGATAAAAATAGACCATGTTAAAAATCCTGAGGTTTTGCACGGATCAAAATATATTTCTCTCAAACAGCAATGCAAGTGTGCTGAACATGTCAAAGAaaagacaaatattttctgTGGCAAAATGTCGTCCTTAGAACAGCCTTTATACTACAATATCCCTTTCCACTATGACCCGTGAATGCATCTTGAAACTTCAAGGGTTTAAATTGACATAATTCTGATGTGATCATTCAATAGGAATGTGCAGATAAATTTGCGAATATTTCCCCCTTGATAGGTCAAGATGCGTGAATGGTGAAAACAGCAATACATCTCGCTGCTTTTTAGTTTGACTGAAACTCATCAGATTTTGTTTAATTTCAATTGGCAAAGTAAAAACCGAAGTGTGGCAGAAATAAGGCGAGACAAAATGCATTTAATGGAATATTTTTATGACATCCGTTTGATTATTCATTTACGCAACCCTCACAGTCTAGACACACTCCTATattacacaaaatgtacaacaCAGATCATAGCTTCTATGAAATGAACACAAATTTACGATAGTAAAATGAGTATAcaaacatgaacatgtacacaaGCAACTCACAAATTTTTCAGAAGTTCAACTGTACTGTACTATAATTGGTATTATGAGTTGCTGATCTTGAAAAATTCATgagtcggtttttgatacgattGATGTGACACGAAATGAGCAAATGATTTgaatcaatgaaatcaaaaataaaataaagaagtcTTTATCTATTCTTGGTGAAATGCAATAAAATCTAAGAAAATTACATTTGAAATCTGTATAAAATTTACCTAAAATACACTCAGGAATATAAGAAATGGCAGTATTGACAACTAAAATGCAATAAATGTTTGTACAACAAAcataaatacaatgtactactACTAGATACAAAACCTTCAACAATTACATACCCTATGCGGTACAAGTTTCAAGGTCATTGCACATGTTGAAAGGCTAACAAACTGAGACTGTACAATCAAAGCCAACTGGGAATCAATCAGGTTGGAATGGAAACCAATTACTGACAAAACAGTATCCTTCATACATTATTTGTTGGGTATGGAGGGAGTTgatatacaatatacatgtatcagcagAATGCAAAACAAGCCATACTCTCTTGCCTTCTATTGAAACACTACCAAATGTTTAATttggcatacatgtacctttataaACTACCATTTCATAATTCATGTTTATACAGATCATCTTCCATGAAAGTTTAACATGTAGTTTACAATTAGAATTGTTTTCTGGTGTGACATAACCAATGAAATCGAGCTAAATTatatgaaatatttacaaatttgtGATGTGCATACAGCACAAATAAATAATTACTGTCACAATCAGTAGCAGTCGCATCATGATATGGAAGACTGACAGGAGTCACTGAATACAAATATAtctatttctatatcaactggTTATAACTCTCATTTATAATTATGCACTGTGATGATTGCCTGCACATTGTGGTCATGAAGAAAAACCACATCTCTTCAATTCTATGATCTTATAGTCGAGTAAAATACACCGCAGGCCATGCCACGACTTTTCTAGCTGCAAATTCAAAATTGATATCAATTATTTCTGAATGCCCGTCCCCCAAAAAAGTTCGATTCAATAGTATTGTCTATTTGCGTGACCGCGTTGATCTTTTGGGAGCTGGCGATTTAGCTTTCGGAGACTTCGCTGGCTTGCCTCTTGTTGCACGTTGTTTCTTTGGAGATGGTTCAACGGTTTCAGGGGCAGTACGTTTTTTCCCCCTGGACGCCTTTTCAGTAACAGGCACTTCCTCTACCTTAGCGTtcgatttctttgcttttgaattGACAGTAGCAGATGCTTTTCTTCCACTGAAAATAAAAACACAATGGATTGGATGTTGACTGTCGGTGTCTTTCAAGTTATTTCTAATGTAGCTCTGCCATTTGAACTGCTTTCTCAAAACTCATGAAAGATCAAATGAATTCAACTTGCCCAAAAGACAGCTTTTTGTCAGAATTTCTCTAGTTTCCTTCATTTTGTTCTTACCGTGTCTGCTTGGGAGTAGCTGGTTTTGGCGATTCCACAATGATCTTCTTTACTGGAACTGGGCTGTCATCAACAACAGCCTTTCGCTTACCCCCGCGTCTAAAATGGaagtttatacatgtaagcTGCTGAACAAACCGGGCCCTTATTTTTGTAATATTGAAAAAATACCAGGCAAATAATAAACATATCCTCACCTGCCAACAGCTTTCACAGGGGTGACCACGGCAACTGCGACAGGAGACACTGGAGCCTTAGCTGCCTTCTTTCCTTTCGCAGCAGTCTTCTTTGCCGGTGTAGAGACAACCTTCGGAGAGGCAGCTGGTTTTCCTCTGGTGCTCCTAGCCTTGGGTGGAGATGCCAAAGGACTTGCTGGAACAGCCTTCTTCCCTTTCGCAGCCGCCTTCTTCCCTTTCGCAGCCGCCTTCTTCACCTCAGCTGGGGATGCCAAAGGACTTGTTGCAGCAGCTTTCTGGCCTTTGCGACCACCCTTGACTGGCTTAGGTGCAACTGCTTCTGGGGTGACCGGCCTCTCCACCACAACTTGACCATGTTGTCCTCTTGCAGGTTTTGGTGTTGCAGATTTAACACTAGCCTTGCCACGTCGTCCACCCTTTGCAGCTTTCACTGGGACTGGGGACGGTGATTGCGCTACTTCAACAGGCACATCTTCCTCAACAGCAGCTTTACGACGACTACCTTTAACTTTCTTGGCAGGGGTTGCTTTAGGCGTGCCTGCTTTTCCTTGTCGCCGTGAGACCCTGGCTGGTTTTGGAGATTCAACCACCTGAACATCAACTTCTGACGATGCTGCAGCCTTCTTACTCTTCTTTCCTTTTGTGGGCTGAAAGAGAATAGCTCATATCAAAACCGTGGCTAGAATAGTTCCACAACAGTACTCTCAAATTGCTGAACCTCCGTTGATGTTCAGTCAGTGTAAATGGTTCATCAGACAATCGTTTGAAACAAGTACAGGACCCCGAGCTCAGTTTGGGGAGCAA is a genomic window containing:
- the LOC135488892 gene encoding clathrin interactor 1-like isoform X9 encodes the protein MWKVREIADKVTNVVMNYSEVEAKVREATNDDPWGPTGTLKSEIAQYTFTYEHFPEVMGMLWKRMLHDNNKKNWRRVYKSLLLLSYLIKNGSERVVTSAREHLYDLRSLEGYTFTDEFGKDQGLNVRQKTKDLLEFIQSDDRLREERKLAKKNKDKYVGMSKESLSGNYSDRYDEEPKRVEKPSQLDSKLDNFDDWDKGNRSKAVEALDKVKEFWNNRRRSFDDTPDHSNDEDYPDERDSNGKYEFKDDDEEFTHKVERTHTTKTEKITTNRRSRGNNKKIDLGAASSYGGDRDSVSQTSISSDPGPHLIDTSPSKRSDPFGEELTTNANGDFADFDSLSRARTVSQSSNDFGDFAAFGSQKTPTSPSNEFGDFAAFNASSTKTQQTTALQTTTVTKSSSVDLLSGLSMPASQPLMPSSQPIQPVPSGMALGLQQQTTPAPGMMSPVSPPMGMAPMMAPMGQSNMAGMNMVNQQGMMGANVASMNMGMTSPSANMTPNQMRAQQMQQQQQLQQQQQQQQQQQPMQQGYFPMQQQPNMMGQGMMMQPQMMNQMGMQQQQTPGVQPVMSSMSATSSAASTPSKTSALSMSSTKMNNTWSNTGSIDISLNDLSPASKYQKHQAPSINQLQQQQSPVMPGYSEFGNFRPNNSVMNYQALKLSRRTCAPLAFFKYRVGGQPNNMYVTNQQGYSSQGLTQGMQQMNMGQANMGMNVPPSGVQMGLVGTGMTMQTMSMNTAKMQQRADQAFGTLGNFK
- the LOC135488892 gene encoding clathrin interactor 1-like isoform X6, yielding MWKVREIADKVTNVVMNYSEVEAKVREATNDDPWGPTGTLKSEIAQYTFTYEHFPEVMGMLWKRMLHDNNKKNWRRVYKSLLLLSYLIKNGSERVVTSAREHLYDLRSLEGYTFTDEFGKDQGLNVRQKTKDLLEFIQSDDRLREERKLAKKNKDKYVGMSKESLSGNYSDRYDEEPKRVEKPSQLDSKLDNFDDWDKGNRSKAVEALDKVKEFWNNRRRSFDDTPDHSQIGSTEDPPYRSNDEDYPDERDSNGKYEFKDDDEEFTHKVERTHTTKTEKITTNRRSRGNNKKIDLGAASSYGGDRDSVSQTSISSDPGPHLIDTSPSKRSDPFGEELTTNANGDFADFDSLSRARTVSQSSNDFGDFAAFGSQKTPTSPSNEFGDFAAFNASSTKTQQTTALQTTTVTKSSSVDLLSGLSMPASQPLMPSSQPIQPVPSGMALGLQQQTTPAPGMMSPVSPPMGMAPMMAPMGQSNMAGMNMVNQQGMMGANVASMNMGMTSPSANMTPNQMRAQQMQQQQQLQQQQQQQQQQQPMQQGYFPMQQQPNMMGQGMMMQPQMMNQMGMQQQQTPGVQPVMSSMSATSSAASTPSKTSALSMSSTKMNNTWSNTGSIDISLNDLSPASKYQKHQAPSINQLQQQQSPVMPGYSEFGNFRPNNSVMNYQALKLSRRTCAPLAFFKYRVGGQPNNMYVTNQQGYSSQGLTQGMQQMNMGQANMGMNVPPSGVQMGLVGTGMTMQTMSMNTAKMQQRADQAFGTLGNFK
- the LOC135488892 gene encoding clathrin interactor 1-like isoform X8 → MWKVREIADKVTNVVMNYSEVEAKVREATNDDPWGPTGTLKSEIAQYTFTYEHFPEVMGMLWKRMLHDNNKKNWRRVYKSLLLLSYLIKNGSERVVTSAREHLYDLRSLEGYTFTDEFGKDQGLNVRQKTKDLLEFIQSDDRLREERKLAKKNKDKYVGMSKESLSGNYSDRYDEEPKRVEKPSQLDSKLDNFDDWDKGNRSKAVEALDKVKEFWNNRRRSFDDTPDHSQIGSTEDPPYRRNILSEDLHVFGSMDDPKSLRQVLSAIQSKRYSVVNDEDYPDERDSNGKYEFKDDDEEFTHKVERTHTTKTEKITTNRRSRGNNKKIDLGAASSYGGDRDSVSQTSISSDPGPHLIDTSPSKRSDPFGEELTTNANGDFADFDSLSRARTVSQSSNDFGDFAAFGSQKTPTSPSNEFGDFAAFNASSTKTQQTTALQTTTVTKSSSVDLLSGLSMPASQPLMPSSQPIQPVPSGMALGLQQQTTPAPGMMSPVSPPMGMAPMMAPMGQSNMAGMNMVNQQGMMGANVASMNMGMTSPSANMTPNQMRAQQMQQQQQLQQQQQQQQQQQPMQQGYFPMQQQPNMMGQGMMMQPQMMNQKMNNTWSNTGSIDISLNDLSPASKYQKHQAPSINQLQQQQSPVMPGYSEFGNFRPNNSVMNYQALKLSRRTCAPLAFFKYRVGGQPNNMYVTNQQGYSSQGLTQGMQQMNMGQANMGMNVPPSGVQMGLVGTGMTMQTMSMNTAKMQQRADQAFGTLGNFK